One window of the Candidatus Dependentiae bacterium genome contains the following:
- the glyA gene encoding serine hydroxymethyltransferase: protein METRIDSHVSTIISKEQHRIATSINLIASENYVSPAVMAVTGSVLTNKYAEGYPGKRYYAGCQIVDEAENLAIERCKQLFGAAHVNVQPHAGSQANMAVYFAALKPGDTVLGMSLSEGGHLTHGHKVNFSGSLYNSVQYTVDRETELLDYDQIAQLAHQHKPKLIIAGASAYSRTIDFARFADIARQVGALFLADIAHIAGLVAVGLHPTPIGHADFTSSTTHKTLRGPRGGLVMCAAEHAQALDRAIMPGTQGGPFMHVIAAKAAAFGEALQPDFKIYQQHVIKNAQAMSHTLQELGYRIVAGGTDNHLFIVDLRSKSITGRAAELALEKANITVSRSGIPFDPEKPWITSGIRLGTPAITTRGMQEKEAQQIAHLINEVVMHHTDESKLAAIGKQVTALCKQYPVYG from the coding sequence ATGGAAACCCGCATAGATTCGCACGTAAGTACTATTATATCCAAAGAACAACACCGCATTGCAACCTCCATAAACCTGATTGCATCTGAAAATTATGTTTCTCCTGCCGTCATGGCTGTCACCGGCTCAGTCCTGACCAACAAATATGCTGAAGGATATCCTGGCAAGCGTTACTATGCCGGTTGTCAGATTGTTGATGAAGCAGAAAATTTAGCCATAGAACGCTGTAAACAATTGTTTGGGGCTGCACATGTTAATGTACAACCACATGCAGGATCACAAGCCAACATGGCGGTTTATTTTGCCGCGCTCAAGCCAGGAGACACGGTGCTTGGCATGAGCTTGAGTGAAGGAGGTCATCTGACTCACGGGCATAAGGTTAATTTTTCCGGGTCTTTGTACAACAGTGTACAATACACCGTCGATCGCGAAACTGAACTACTCGATTACGATCAGATAGCACAACTGGCTCACCAACACAAACCAAAATTAATTATCGCCGGCGCTTCTGCATATTCTCGTACTATTGATTTTGCTCGCTTTGCAGATATTGCACGCCAAGTTGGCGCACTCTTTTTGGCAGATATCGCACATATAGCGGGATTAGTTGCAGTGGGTCTACACCCAACTCCCATAGGCCATGCCGATTTTACTAGCAGCACCACACACAAAACATTACGTGGTCCACGCGGTGGTCTGGTTATGTGCGCCGCAGAACATGCACAGGCGCTTGACCGTGCCATTATGCCGGGCACGCAAGGCGGTCCGTTTATGCATGTAATTGCAGCAAAAGCAGCAGCTTTTGGTGAAGCCCTACAGCCAGACTTCAAAATCTATCAACAACACGTAATAAAAAATGCTCAAGCTATGTCACACACCTTACAAGAACTTGGCTACCGTATTGTTGCCGGTGGCACTGATAACCATTTATTTATTGTTGATTTACGCAGCAAAAGCATTACCGGCCGTGCGGCAGAGCTTGCACTCGAAAAAGCAAACATTACCGTGAGTAGAAGTGGCATTCCATTCGATCCAGAAAAACCATGGATCACCAGTGGTATACGCTTGGGTACTCCGGCAATCACCACGCGTGGCATGCAAGAAAAAGAAGCACAACAGATTGCACACCTGATTAATGAAGTTGTTATGCATCACACGGATGAGAGCAAACTTGCCGCAATTGGTAAACAAGTAACCGCATTGTGTAAACAATATCCGGTCTATGGCTGA
- a CDS encoding IBR domain-containing protein, with translation MNKKTFMCALFAALIVAMPSAELQAVKPTTKRSRIKKAATPAQNNQVKQAETTQLNDPQRSIQQEITADASEQTPTLSETWGKVLRLKWTSLNRQDAKNIGETFVVMATGYGAYKLYAAYNATAPRFNGPAGVGPHTPQPPMPPAPRNEPQPNFASSAPRFEHARRTSFGHNTAVDQQTQTLHDLLDQEAKYRRHGQAVPAWLTKSIREIFKDSTQDIEPSLLHESSDSDEVGIPSPSQPSEPTPSNKYKSEAAPTHPVEPIECPICMEDTGAHDQIRLQCGHTYCTDCLTAQIDLGLKEQNTAYIKCPDPRCKKRKLDPQEIQRILKNNQYKMNKYYDITFKEFYTGNQDIKHCPTPDCSYAFVHGAHDQRQQVQCPSCKAQYCSNCLHNHAHNTTCQEAEIQRNPSAAEKASTDWIKKNAKNCPNCGHAIQKTMGCNRMSCSQCRHEFCWECLKEWNAAGGYNHTCALGDFGLGNIFNQQLQQPHRNGGVIFNPNNQDIAPHILDLAELFAGFDIFRNI, from the coding sequence ATGAATAAGAAAACCTTTATGTGTGCCTTATTTGCAGCATTAATTGTTGCTATGCCAAGCGCAGAACTGCAGGCAGTAAAACCAACAACAAAGCGCAGCCGCATTAAAAAAGCAGCAACCCCTGCACAAAACAATCAAGTGAAACAAGCAGAAACTACACAACTCAATGATCCTCAACGTAGCATACAGCAAGAAATAACAGCAGATGCATCAGAACAAACTCCAACGTTATCTGAAACATGGGGCAAAGTATTGCGCCTCAAGTGGACTTCACTCAACCGTCAAGATGCAAAAAATATTGGTGAAACGTTCGTTGTTATGGCCACCGGTTATGGTGCATACAAATTATATGCTGCATATAATGCAACAGCACCTCGTTTTAATGGTCCGGCAGGAGTTGGTCCACACACTCCGCAACCACCTATGCCACCAGCACCGCGAAATGAACCACAACCAAATTTTGCGTCATCTGCTCCTCGATTTGAACACGCAAGACGCACATCATTTGGCCACAACACTGCTGTCGATCAACAAACACAAACATTGCATGACTTACTTGATCAAGAAGCAAAATACCGCAGACATGGCCAAGCAGTTCCTGCATGGTTAACCAAATCAATCCGAGAAATCTTTAAAGATAGTACGCAAGACATAGAGCCTTCTTTGCTACATGAATCATCTGATTCTGATGAAGTTGGCATTCCATCACCATCGCAACCGAGTGAACCAACACCAAGCAACAAGTATAAATCTGAAGCGGCACCTACACATCCGGTGGAACCAATAGAATGTCCAATTTGTATGGAAGACACAGGAGCCCACGATCAAATACGTTTGCAATGTGGACATACGTACTGTACCGATTGTTTAACTGCTCAAATTGATCTTGGACTCAAAGAACAGAATACTGCATATATCAAGTGTCCAGATCCACGTTGTAAAAAACGTAAACTCGATCCACAAGAAATTCAACGTATCCTAAAAAATAATCAATACAAAATGAACAAATATTATGACATTACCTTCAAAGAATTTTACACCGGAAATCAGGATATTAAACATTGTCCAACACCAGACTGTTCATACGCCTTTGTGCATGGTGCACATGACCAACGTCAGCAAGTACAATGCCCTAGCTGTAAGGCACAGTACTGCTCAAACTGTTTACACAATCATGCACATAATACAACCTGCCAAGAAGCAGAAATACAACGTAATCCATCCGCTGCTGAAAAAGCAAGTACTGATTGGATTAAAAAGAATGCAAAGAATTGCCCAAATTGTGGTCACGCTATTCAAAAAACTATGGGCTGTAATCGTATGTCTTGCTCACAATGCCGCCATGAATTCTGCTGGGAATGTCTAAAAGAATGGAATGCTGCTGGAGGATACAATCATACATGCGCATTGGGAGATTTTGGACTTGGAAATATTTTTAATCAACAACTACAGCAGCCACACAGGAATGGTGGTGTTATTTTTAATCCAAATAATCAGGATATAGCTCCCCATATATTAGACTTAGCAGAATTATTTGCAGGATTTGATATATTCAGAAACATATAA
- a CDS encoding IBR domain-containing protein — MNKKTFMYTLLAALIVAMPSAELQAVKRTPKRARIAKKSTAPAASKSAQTSSNQTTDEYTEQAIPEDFPGLIRTTPRWMQPQQNGEFPNEKTHSTVEATPNITEQNPSITQTWGKVLRFKWTSLNRQDAKNIGETFVVMAIGYGAYKLYAAYNATAPRFNGPAGVGPHNPQPPMPPAPRGPQPRFFDDSDSDDDHSFPHLAPQSGQPNNDPFSLSALRRDLAHDNVSHRGTLDDLIEESNARARHTLFGHNAAVDQQTQTLHDLLDQEEQYRSHGQVVPAWLTKSIREIFKDSTQDMEPSLLYESSDSDEVGIPSPSQPSEPTPSNKYESESAPTHPVEAIECSVCMEDTEPADQIRLNCGHTYCIGCLTKGMDLGLKEQNTTYIQCPDPACNKRKLEIDEIRNILRNDTEKMDKYYSITLKEILDQDPNVKQCPTADCSNRYDISGQQPHAYTCPACKEKYCSHCLYNHSQNTTCEQAAELRSNTEDSAKTEKASADWIKQNTKPCPNCSKAIEKNDGCQHMTCRRDFGGCGHHFCWECLLDWDRAGHSFYNCPVARINQMIQSNNRAGLQSLLARLQQQLNTINTNTLWETPSAADRRHQLALHTHIQRINDALNSQPAPSPSPSVASPSPAALEAALQAARNAQTTIAFNTVASSPTLTNIIITTTNRHIAILQNESARQPYNTQITTALTTLRNIVAQVQAQHRSFR; from the coding sequence ATGAACAAGAAAACCTTTATGTATACCTTACTTGCAGCATTAATTGTTGCTATGCCAAGCGCAGAACTGCAGGCGGTAAAACGTACTCCCAAACGTGCTAGAATTGCCAAAAAATCTACTGCTCCTGCTGCTTCCAAGTCCGCTCAAACTTCTTCTAACCAGACAACCGATGAGTATACTGAGCAAGCAATCCCTGAAGATTTTCCGGGATTAATACGTACAACACCTCGATGGATGCAACCGCAACAAAACGGTGAATTTCCTAATGAGAAAACTCATAGTACCGTTGAAGCAACACCAAATATAACTGAACAAAATCCATCTATTACACAAACATGGGGTAAAGTATTGCGCTTCAAGTGGACCTCACTTAATCGTCAAGATGCAAAAAACATTGGTGAAACGTTCGTTGTTATGGCTATCGGTTATGGTGCATACAAATTATATGCTGCATATAATGCAACAGCACCTCGTTTTAATGGTCCGGCAGGAGTTGGCCCACACAATCCGCAACCACCTATGCCACCGGCACCACGTGGACCGCAACCAAGATTTTTTGATGATAGTGATAGTGATGATGATCATTCATTCCCTCATTTAGCACCACAATCTGGACAACCAAACAATGACCCGTTCAGTTTGAGCGCTTTAAGACGTGACTTAGCGCATGATAATGTATCACACAGAGGCACCCTTGATGATTTGATTGAAGAAAGTAATGCACGAGCACGACACACATTATTTGGTCACAATGCCGCAGTGGATCAACAAACACAAACATTGCATGACTTACTTGATCAAGAAGAGCAATATCGCAGCCATGGTCAAGTAGTTCCTGCATGGTTAACCAAATCAATCCGAGAAATCTTTAAAGATAGTACGCAGGATATGGAGCCTTCTTTACTATATGAATCATCTGATTCTGATGAAGTTGGCATTCCATCGCCATCGCAACCGAGTGAACCAACACCAAGTAACAAGTATGAATCTGAATCAGCACCAACACATCCGGTGGAAGCAATAGAATGTTCAGTTTGTATGGAAGATACAGAACCTGCAGATCAAATACGATTAAATTGTGGACATACATATTGTATTGGCTGCTTAACAAAGGGAATGGATCTTGGATTAAAAGAACAAAATACTACGTACATACAATGCCCTGATCCAGCATGTAATAAACGTAAGCTAGAAATAGATGAAATTAGAAATATACTCCGTAATGATACTGAAAAAATGGATAAATATTATAGTATTACGCTCAAAGAAATTCTTGATCAAGATCCGAATGTAAAACAATGTCCCACCGCGGATTGTTCAAATAGATATGATATTTCTGGTCAACAACCCCATGCATATACATGCCCGGCCTGTAAAGAAAAATATTGTTCTCATTGTCTGTATAACCACTCACAAAACACAACTTGTGAGCAAGCAGCAGAGCTCCGCTCAAATACAGAAGATTCAGCTAAAACAGAAAAAGCATCTGCTGATTGGATCAAGCAAAATACTAAACCTTGTCCAAACTGTAGCAAGGCTATTGAAAAAAATGATGGTTGCCAACACATGACCTGTCGCCGTGACTTTGGCGGTTGTGGGCATCATTTCTGTTGGGAATGTCTGCTTGACTGGGATAGAGCTGGACATAGTTTCTATAATTGTCCAGTAGCCAGAATCAATCAAATGATACAAAGTAATAATAGAGCGGGGTTACAAAGTTTACTTGCCAGACTTCAACAACAATTGAATACTATCAACACCAACACTTTGTGGGAGACACCGTCTGCAGCAGATAGACGACACCAACTTGCATTACATACCCACATACAAAGAATTAATGATGCACTGAACTCTCAACCAGCACCGTCGCCATCTCCATCAGTTGCAAGTCCATCACCGGCAGCACTTGAAGCAGCATTACAAGCAGCAAGAAACGCTCAAACTACAATTGCATTTAATACTGTAGCCAGTTCTCCTACTTTAACCAATATAATAATAACCACAACAAATAGACATATAGCCATTTTACAAAATGAGTCAGCTAGACAACCCTACAACACGCAAATAACCACTGCGCTAACAACATTAAGAAATATTGTGGCACAAGTTCAAGCACAACATAGAAGCTTTAGATAG
- a CDS encoding oligosaccharide flippase family protein, producing the protein MADIKIVIKDFFLYTSGAIAVRGITFVLAPLILRTISPTEYGTLSLLNSFIGILASFAGLGLRQVLFIEYFHHDTTGRKRIVSDIIIIYVCAALPLFIFLYYYRNVWSPYVFNTVIHGTLLALGLLSAFLFFFSELFNQILRYEQQSSMLTLLQLIIALTNGSFTLLFLLFLQSGVTGIIGAQCVGTSVACCTAGFLFFKHNYNLHIIIKKSMQKAGYYLGYGLPFLPGILCSWILSSGDKWLLARYATLHDVGIYGIADMFGQLFQVFILYPWSSAYLPYILRQFVHHKENITPIAMHNNRIMYVSMLVVSTLIGVGYLIGTPLLQWFLPATYHDAIAYIWIILLGYVFLLGSYFASSVIQFYKKTYFLALALAIPAILNLILNYFFIPCWGIYGCTSATLISYVMYFIITLWYSTILST; encoded by the coding sequence ATGGCTGATATAAAAATAGTTATCAAAGATTTTTTTCTTTATACCAGTGGCGCCATCGCAGTACGCGGTATTACGTTTGTTTTGGCGCCACTTATTTTACGGACTATTTCTCCGACAGAGTATGGTACGCTTTCGTTACTCAATTCCTTTATAGGTATTCTTGCATCATTCGCTGGCCTTGGATTGCGCCAAGTTCTTTTCATTGAATATTTTCATCATGACACCACCGGTCGCAAACGTATAGTGAGTGATATTATTATTATTTATGTGTGTGCAGCACTCCCCTTGTTTATATTTTTGTATTATTATCGTAATGTATGGTCTCCATACGTATTCAATACGGTTATACACGGCACGCTACTTGCACTCGGACTACTGAGTGCATTTTTATTTTTCTTCAGCGAATTATTCAACCAAATCCTACGCTATGAACAACAATCAAGCATGCTCACCCTGCTACAACTTATTATTGCACTCACCAATGGCTCATTCACTCTTCTTTTTTTACTTTTTTTACAAAGTGGAGTTACGGGTATTATTGGTGCACAATGCGTAGGAACTTCAGTGGCTTGTTGTACAGCAGGATTTTTATTTTTTAAACACAACTACAATCTACATATAATTATCAAGAAAAGTATGCAAAAAGCCGGGTACTATCTTGGCTATGGCTTGCCCTTTTTACCCGGTATTTTATGTTCATGGATTTTATCATCAGGTGATAAATGGCTGCTCGCACGCTATGCAACGCTCCATGATGTTGGTATTTATGGTATTGCAGACATGTTTGGTCAATTGTTCCAAGTATTTATTTTGTACCCGTGGTCCAGCGCATACTTACCTTATATTTTACGCCAGTTTGTACACCATAAAGAAAATATTACACCCATTGCAATGCACAATAATCGCATCATGTATGTATCAATGCTCGTAGTAAGTACGCTTATAGGTGTTGGTTATTTGATTGGCACACCATTATTACAATGGTTTTTACCTGCTACGTACCATGATGCAATTGCCTACATTTGGATCATCTTACTTGGTTATGTATTTTTGTTGGGCAGCTATTTTGCATCAAGCGTAATTCAGTTTTATAAAAAAACATATTTTTTAGCACTCGCACTCGCTATACCGGCTATTCTCAATCTAATACTTAATTATTTTTTTATACCATGCTGGGGCATTTATGGATGCACGAGTGCAACATTGATTTCTTATGTGATGTATTTTATAATCACGCTTTGGTATAGCACAATACTAAGCACATAA
- the efp gene encoding elongation factor P: MISTSDFRRGAKILFDNQPYMVISFVHVKPGKGGAFVRTKMKNMITGLMHEETFRSGEKFPDPNLEYKDMQYLYEDNGLYNFMDQDTYDQVALNKNQLDEVLDYLKEQTVYTVLYFSEKPIAVTPPIFMELLVTETQPGVRGDTAQGGATKPATVETGLVVQVPLFVEEGDLVKIDTREGVYVERVKK; encoded by the coding sequence GTGATTTCTACTTCCGACTTTCGCCGTGGTGCAAAAATTCTTTTTGACAACCAACCATATATGGTTATTAGTTTTGTGCATGTTAAACCGGGTAAAGGTGGTGCATTTGTACGTACCAAAATGAAAAACATGATCACCGGCTTGATGCATGAAGAAACCTTCCGTTCAGGTGAAAAATTTCCCGATCCTAACCTTGAGTACAAAGATATGCAATATTTGTACGAAGACAATGGCCTATATAACTTTATGGATCAAGACACCTATGATCAGGTTGCATTGAATAAAAATCAACTTGATGAAGTACTTGATTATCTCAAAGAACAAACGGTATACACCGTATTGTATTTCTCAGAAAAACCCATAGCAGTAACGCCACCAATTTTTATGGAATTACTCGTGACAGAAACTCAACCGGGTGTACGTGGTGATACCGCACAAGGTGGTGCAACCAAACCGGCAACCGTAGAAACTGGTCTTGTGGTACAAGTACCATTGTTTGTTGAAGAAGGTGACTTAGTCAAGATTGACACCCGTGAAGGTGTGTATGTTGAGCGTGTCAAAAAATAA
- a CDS encoding 30S ribosomal protein S1: protein MSKEHIYPSQFRTIKSKQNFDTTSLELSDEQKQALLSLYEEVDSFHPGNVVAGTIIAVDSDGVLVDIGYKSHGLIPKYEFGEHELRGLKPAQAIEVILDNLEDAQGNLVLSYEKAKAAKAWKKITELFEANKPVEGIVTHKVKGGLSVDIGIGAFLPGSQIDLQRVTDFDQYVGQTITANILKINQKRGNVIISRRKFLGDQRSEARKEILGTLKIGDIIPGIVKNITNYGVFIDIGGVDGLLHITDMTWGRISHPSEMVKLGQNIAVKVLSFDKDNEKISLGLKQLTENPWAQVVDNIQVGSRIKGKISSITDYGLFVEVAPNVEGLVHISEVSWTDRITNLSDKYKVGNVIDVLVVSMDKENRRMSLSIKQLEQNPWEAVDQTFKIGQKIKGTISNITDFGIFVQLLPGIDGLVHISDLSWTEHIEHPSDRYKIGQEVEAAVLAIDKNSKKISLGIKQLDQDPWDNVEQEYQVGKVIEGEVSKITNFGAFVKLPTGIEGLLHNANIAEGKKAEDVLKVGDKAQFRVINVNKGERKIGLDMRLEADAPKPKHTTAKERAPRADKESMHKAMGDQPKTKSAFQIALESAMKKDDESSEQ from the coding sequence ATGTCAAAAGAGCATATATATCCGAGTCAGTTTCGTACTATCAAAAGTAAACAAAATTTTGATACTACCTCTCTAGAGTTGAGCGACGAGCAAAAACAGGCGCTTTTATCTCTCTATGAAGAAGTGGATTCATTTCATCCAGGCAACGTGGTAGCTGGTACTATCATAGCAGTTGACTCAGATGGTGTACTCGTAGATATCGGGTACAAATCACATGGCTTAATCCCAAAATATGAATTTGGTGAACATGAGCTCAGAGGCCTTAAACCTGCACAAGCAATCGAAGTTATACTTGATAACCTAGAAGATGCGCAAGGTAATTTGGTCCTTTCATATGAAAAAGCAAAAGCTGCAAAAGCATGGAAAAAAATTACTGAACTCTTTGAAGCAAATAAACCGGTTGAAGGTATCGTTACGCACAAAGTCAAAGGTGGCTTGAGCGTTGATATCGGCATTGGAGCGTTTCTTCCTGGTTCTCAAATTGACCTACAACGCGTTACTGATTTTGACCAATATGTTGGACAAACCATTACGGCAAACATTCTTAAGATTAATCAAAAACGTGGTAACGTTATTATTTCACGCCGTAAATTCTTGGGTGACCAACGTTCAGAAGCTCGCAAAGAAATTCTTGGCACGCTTAAAATTGGCGACATCATTCCTGGTATCGTTAAAAATATCACCAATTACGGTGTATTCATCGATATCGGTGGCGTAGACGGCTTATTGCATATCACCGATATGACCTGGGGTCGTATTTCTCATCCAAGTGAAATGGTTAAACTTGGTCAAAACATTGCCGTTAAGGTACTTTCTTTTGACAAAGATAATGAAAAAATTTCATTGGGACTTAAACAACTTACTGAAAATCCATGGGCTCAAGTCGTTGATAACATTCAAGTTGGCAGCCGAATTAAAGGTAAGATATCAAGCATTACCGATTATGGTCTTTTTGTTGAAGTTGCACCAAACGTTGAAGGCTTGGTTCACATTTCTGAAGTATCATGGACAGATCGCATTACCAATCTTTCTGATAAATATAAAGTTGGCAATGTAATTGATGTACTTGTGGTATCTATGGATAAAGAAAACCGCCGCATGTCATTGAGTATCAAACAGCTTGAACAAAACCCATGGGAAGCAGTTGACCAAACATTCAAGATTGGTCAAAAAATCAAAGGAACCATCAGCAACATTACTGATTTTGGTATCTTTGTACAATTACTCCCTGGCATCGATGGCTTAGTACATATTTCTGACCTTTCATGGACAGAACATATCGAACACCCAAGCGATCGTTACAAAATCGGCCAAGAAGTTGAAGCAGCGGTACTTGCTATCGATAAAAATAGCAAAAAAATCTCATTGGGCATCAAACAACTTGATCAAGATCCTTGGGATAATGTTGAGCAAGAATACCAAGTTGGTAAGGTTATAGAAGGTGAAGTTTCTAAAATCACTAATTTTGGTGCTTTTGTAAAGTTACCTACCGGTATTGAAGGCTTGTTGCATAATGCAAATATTGCAGAAGGTAAAAAAGCAGAAGATGTACTTAAGGTTGGGGATAAAGCTCAATTCCGCGTAATCAATGTTAATAAAGGTGAACGTAAAATTGGCCTTGATATGCGTCTTGAAGCAGATGCTCCAAAACCAAAGCATACTACTGCTAAAGAACGTGCACCACGTGCTGATAAAGAATCCATGCATAAAGCAATGGGTGATCAACCAAAAACTAAGTCAGCTTTCCAAATAGCTCTTGAATCAGCTATGAAAAAAGATGATGAATCAAGCGAACAATAA
- the nusB gene encoding transcription antitermination factor NusB translates to MSMSADHKPMPVNEETGEVEVITPELEEARSYSDLSRRDIRALIFHYLYAAEAYDYDVSLDAIVDNFNRGFEWDVPLNSEAVEIAQAVIGDREALDKIYEPLLTNWRFDRVSVCTKLILRLAIWELQHTDTDPRIIINEAIELAKCFAEKDAFRFINGILDKAVKQVKE, encoded by the coding sequence ATGAGTATGTCTGCAGACCATAAACCTATGCCGGTGAATGAAGAAACGGGTGAAGTAGAAGTTATAACTCCCGAGTTAGAAGAAGCTCGATCATATAGTGATTTGTCACGCCGTGATATTCGTGCATTAATTTTCCATTATTTATATGCGGCAGAAGCATATGATTATGATGTTTCGCTGGATGCAATTGTTGATAATTTTAATCGTGGGTTCGAGTGGGATGTGCCACTTAATAGCGAAGCGGTAGAAATAGCGCAAGCAGTTATTGGTGATCGTGAAGCGCTTGATAAGATCTACGAACCATTGTTGACTAATTGGCGCTTTGACCGGGTAAGTGTATGTACCAAATTAATTTTGCGTCTTGCTATTTGGGAACTACAACATACTGATACTGATCCGCGTATTATCATTAATGAAGCAATTGAACTTGCTAAATGTTTTGCAGAGAAAGATGCATTCAGATTTATTAATGGTATTTTGGATAAAGCGGTCAAGCAAGTAAAAGAATAG
- the ndk gene encoding nucleoside-diphosphate kinase: protein MEITFAMIKPDAVQAKHVGKIIDMIEQHGFEIIRIAKGQLAEQDAQVFYDVHKERPFFGELVEFVTSGPVVVMALARENAVKEWRDLMGATNPAEAAEGTVRKRFGTSIGSNATHGSDAPETALREIALFFPELVQRKEQ from the coding sequence ATGGAAATCACATTCGCAATGATCAAGCCTGATGCGGTACAGGCAAAACATGTTGGCAAAATTATCGACATGATTGAACAACATGGTTTTGAAATTATCCGTATTGCAAAGGGACAACTTGCTGAGCAAGATGCGCAAGTGTTCTATGATGTACATAAAGAACGTCCGTTTTTTGGTGAACTCGTAGAATTTGTTACGTCAGGACCTGTAGTTGTTATGGCATTAGCACGTGAAAATGCGGTAAAAGAATGGCGTGACTTGATGGGCGCAACTAACCCAGCAGAAGCAGCAGAAGGCACTGTTCGCAAACGGTTTGGCACCAGCATTGGGTCAAACGCAACACATGGTTCAGATGCACCTGAAACTGCATTGCGCGAAATAGCATTGTTCTTCCCTGAGCTTGTACAAAGAAAAGAGCAATAA
- a CDS encoding class I SAM-dependent methyltransferase, with the protein MTYSKQTKLLCILMLSTFATVIHTTYLNKELFRCIYRANVWGDPYSRSGPGSNLEQTCAIREMLPKLIIAYNITSILDAPCGDFYWMNYTDLSHIQQYIGADIVDELIKENEDKYTDTNKQFMVCDIIRNELPRTDLILCRDCLPHLPYIDIALAINNFKKSGSTYLLTSHYPHVQENQDLSHEALVSLWRFRAINFEKPPFQFPSPLFTLEEGFNGKHLALWRIADLPTFMFN; encoded by the coding sequence ATGACGTACTCAAAACAAACAAAACTTCTTTGTATATTAATGTTGTCCACATTCGCCACGGTCATTCATACAACCTACCTTAACAAAGAACTCTTCCGATGTATTTACCGTGCCAATGTGTGGGGCGACCCATATTCACGTTCAGGGCCAGGATCAAATCTGGAACAAACATGCGCAATCAGAGAAATGCTACCCAAGTTAATTATCGCCTACAATATTACCAGCATACTCGACGCACCATGCGGTGATTTCTATTGGATGAATTACACTGACCTTTCTCACATACAACAGTATATTGGCGCTGATATTGTTGATGAATTAATTAAAGAAAATGAAGACAAATATACCGACACAAACAAACAATTCATGGTATGCGATATTATACGAAACGAATTACCACGCACAGATCTTATTTTGTGTCGCGATTGTTTACCACATTTGCCATATATCGATATTGCCTTAGCAATTAATAACTTTAAAAAAAGTGGATCTACCTACCTACTCACCTCTCATTACCCGCACGTGCAAGAAAATCAAGATCTATCACATGAGGCACTTGTTTCTTTGTGGCGCTTTCGTGCAATTAATTTTGAAAAGCCACCATTTCAATTTCCATCGCCATTGTTTACACTAGAAGAAGGCTTCAACGGCAAACATCTTGCCCTCTGGCGTATTGCTGATTTGCCCACGTTCATGTTCAACTAA